In one window of Nocardia brasiliensis DNA:
- a CDS encoding NAD(P)-dependent malic enzyme codes for MSPVTDAPNATTAPRADDAASLSAITHDEIFAGHLGGKLSVELSSPLETQRDLSIAYTPGVAQVSRAIAQDDELSKRYTWTDRLVVVVSDGTAVLGLGDIGPRASLPVMEGKAALFKKFAGLNSIPIVVDTKDVDEIVDLLVKLRPSFGAVNLEDISAPRCFEIEKRVIEALDCPVMHDDQHGTAIVVLAALNGAAKVQGRGIADLKVVVSGAGAAGVACTNILLAAGVRDVTVLDSKGIVSRERTDLNAVKAELATRTNPRGLNGGAAEALNGADVFLGLSAGLIAEELIASMAPDSIVFAMSNPDPEIHPEVARKYAAIVATGRSDFPNQINNVLAFPGVFKGALDAGARRITEGMKIAAAEAILSVVADELGPDKIVPSPLDPRVAPAVAEAVAAAARAEGVA; via the coding sequence GTGTCACCTGTGACTGACGCACCGAATGCCACCACGGCCCCCCGCGCAGACGACGCAGCGAGCCTTTCCGCTATTACGCACGACGAGATTTTCGCGGGACACCTTGGCGGCAAGCTCTCGGTGGAACTCAGCTCGCCGTTGGAAACCCAGCGCGACCTCTCCATCGCCTACACCCCGGGTGTCGCCCAGGTGAGCCGGGCCATCGCGCAGGACGACGAACTGTCCAAGCGCTACACCTGGACCGACCGGCTCGTCGTCGTGGTCAGCGACGGCACCGCGGTGCTCGGCCTCGGTGACATCGGCCCGCGCGCCTCGCTGCCGGTGATGGAGGGCAAGGCGGCGCTGTTCAAGAAGTTCGCCGGCCTGAACTCGATCCCGATCGTGGTGGATACCAAGGACGTCGACGAGATCGTCGACCTGCTGGTGAAGCTGCGCCCGAGCTTCGGCGCGGTGAACCTGGAAGACATTTCGGCCCCGCGCTGCTTCGAGATCGAGAAGCGCGTCATCGAGGCGCTGGACTGCCCGGTCATGCACGACGACCAGCACGGCACCGCCATCGTGGTGCTCGCCGCCCTCAACGGCGCGGCCAAGGTGCAGGGCCGCGGCATCGCCGATCTGAAGGTCGTCGTGTCCGGCGCGGGCGCGGCCGGTGTCGCGTGCACGAACATCCTGCTCGCCGCCGGCGTGCGGGACGTGACCGTGCTCGACTCGAAGGGCATCGTCAGCCGCGAGCGCACCGACCTCAACGCGGTGAAGGCCGAACTGGCCACCCGCACCAACCCGCGCGGCCTCAACGGCGGTGCCGCGGAAGCGCTCAACGGCGCCGACGTGTTCCTCGGCCTGTCCGCCGGTCTGATCGCCGAGGAGCTCATCGCCTCGATGGCACCGGATTCGATCGTGTTCGCCATGTCCAACCCGGACCCGGAGATCCACCCCGAGGTCGCGCGCAAGTACGCCGCGATCGTCGCCACCGGACGCAGCGACTTCCCGAACCAGATCAACAACGTGCTCGCCTTCCCCGGCGTCTTCAAGGGCGCGCTGGACGCGGGCGCCCGCCGGATCACCGAGGGCATGAAGATCGCCGCCGCCGAGGCGATCCTCAGCGTCGTCGCCGACGAGCTCGGTCCGGACAAGATCGTGCCGAGCCCGCTCGACCCGCGGGTCGCACCGGCCGTCGCCGAGGCCGTCGCGGCCGCCGCGCGGGCCGAAGGTGTTGCCTAG
- a CDS encoding FAD-dependent oxidoreductase: protein MTQLETDVLVLGGGPAGTWAAVSAAANGARVVLADKARCGTSGPTAHGTTSLWNIPPGPARDEAVDRGYLHGGGLGDPEWMHRVLDETHHRVEQLAGWGYRFPGSDPGSSLRVYLDGASYLRRMRRSVLAAGVRVLDHHPALQLLVDRDGRVAGAAGVRRLDNCLPWSVRAGAVVVATGGCAFLSGGAGTDVDTGDGLLFAAEAGAELSGMEFSSAYSLVPAPNAPVPSGWANPGGLALHFATFTDESGTVLAGRAAAFAAIADGRRVFASLDDIPALLRGGLAKLGLVDHAGRVALRAVLEGTVRGTGGLRITGRDCATTVEGLFGAGDVTTREPITGAVSGFGGQGGAWAIASGVWAGAGAAAYARTAELAATAREVPGAGLNAVARIDPRAVVGLVQEHTLPLRRSYWRSAGSLRDSIGELDAMWPGAEFELGGSGLDRLRARQAAALLAVARWTKYSALARTETRGMHRRTDHPGAEADWRVRLMSGGLDAVWVRPDAHGLAARAPVPVPLARDPLARRRPEAIVLGAHEEQVVPAYPRVPGVLSARSAAIPDAPEIVPEPAPAPVAARLTTPSH, encoded by the coding sequence GTGACGCAACTCGAGACGGACGTACTGGTTCTGGGCGGAGGCCCCGCCGGAACCTGGGCCGCCGTCTCCGCCGCCGCGAACGGCGCGCGCGTCGTGCTCGCCGACAAGGCCCGATGCGGCACCAGCGGACCGACCGCGCACGGCACCACCTCGCTGTGGAACATTCCACCCGGACCGGCCAGGGACGAGGCCGTCGATCGGGGATACCTGCACGGCGGCGGGCTCGGCGACCCGGAGTGGATGCACCGCGTCTTGGACGAGACCCATCATCGGGTCGAGCAGTTGGCCGGGTGGGGGTATCGCTTCCCCGGTTCGGATCCCGGCTCCTCGTTGCGGGTCTACCTGGACGGCGCGAGCTATCTGCGCCGGATGCGCCGCAGCGTGCTCGCCGCGGGCGTGCGGGTGCTCGATCATCATCCCGCCCTGCAACTGCTCGTCGATCGGGACGGCCGGGTCGCGGGTGCGGCCGGGGTGCGCAGGCTCGACAACTGCCTGCCCTGGTCCGTCCGCGCGGGCGCGGTGGTGGTAGCGACCGGTGGCTGTGCGTTCCTGTCCGGTGGCGCGGGCACCGATGTCGACACCGGCGACGGTCTGCTGTTCGCGGCCGAGGCGGGCGCCGAACTGTCCGGCATGGAGTTCTCCAGCGCGTACAGCCTGGTCCCGGCGCCGAACGCGCCCGTGCCCAGCGGCTGGGCGAATCCGGGCGGTCTGGCATTGCATTTCGCCACCTTCACCGACGAGTCGGGCACGGTCCTGGCGGGCCGCGCGGCGGCCTTCGCCGCGATCGCCGACGGCAGGCGGGTGTTCGCGTCCCTGGACGACATCCCGGCGCTGCTGCGCGGCGGGCTCGCGAAACTCGGCCTGGTCGATCACGCCGGTCGGGTGGCGCTGCGCGCCGTGCTGGAGGGCACCGTGCGCGGCACCGGCGGCCTGCGGATCACCGGTCGCGACTGCGCGACCACCGTCGAGGGGCTGTTCGGTGCGGGCGATGTCACCACGCGGGAGCCGATCACCGGCGCGGTCAGCGGGTTCGGTGGGCAGGGCGGCGCCTGGGCCATTGCCTCGGGGGTGTGGGCCGGCGCGGGCGCGGCCGCGTACGCGCGTACGGCCGAGCTCGCGGCCACGGCACGCGAGGTGCCCGGCGCCGGGCTCAACGCCGTGGCGCGGATCGACCCGCGCGCGGTGGTCGGTCTCGTCCAGGAGCACACGCTGCCGCTGCGACGCAGCTATTGGCGCAGCGCGGGCAGCCTGCGCGACAGCATCGGCGAACTCGACGCGATGTGGCCGGGCGCCGAATTCGAGCTCGGCGGTAGCGGACTGGACCGGCTGCGGGCCAGGCAGGCGGCGGCCTTGCTCGCGGTCGCGCGCTGGACCAAGTACAGCGCGCTGGCCCGCACCGAGACCCGCGGCATGCACCGGCGCACGGATCATCCTGGGGCCGAAGCGGACTGGCGGGTGCGGTTGATGTCGGGCGGCCTCGACGCGGTGTGGGTGCGCCCCGACGCGCACGGGCTCGCCGCGCGCGCGCCGGTGCCGGTGCCGCTCGCGCGCGACCCGCTCGCCCGGCGCAGGCCGGAGGCCATCGTGCTCGGCGCCCACGAGGAGCAGGTGGTCCCGGCCTATCCGCGCGTGCCGGGTGTGCTCAGCGCGCGATCCGCGGCGATTCCGGACGCACCGGAGATCGTGCCCGAACCCGCGCCCGCCCCGGTCGCCGCGCGGTTGACGACACCGTCGCACTGA
- a CDS encoding PHP domain-containing protein, with translation MRIDLHTHSTASDGTDSPAELVRNAATAGLDVIAITDHDTTAGWAEAVEALPKGLTLVRGMEMSCLGLGEDGWPVPVHLLAYLFDPADRSFAEERERLRGERAERVRAMADRMVADGLPIDPDAVLAAAGPSAGRPHLARALVAAGVVASVDAAFEELLAPHGPYYVEKADTPLARAVEMIAAAGGVSVLAHARARKRGRMLALDAIRELAPLGLGGLEVDHIDHSAADRAILGDLAAELGLLTTGSSDYHGANKTIRLGEFTTDPEQFEVIVGKATGVPVVAS, from the coding sequence GTGCGCATCGACCTGCATACCCATTCGACCGCGTCCGACGGTACCGACTCTCCGGCCGAACTGGTCCGGAACGCGGCCACCGCCGGTCTCGACGTCATCGCGATCACCGACCACGACACCACCGCGGGCTGGGCGGAGGCGGTCGAGGCGTTACCGAAGGGGCTCACGCTGGTTCGGGGCATGGAGATGTCGTGCCTGGGGTTGGGCGAGGACGGCTGGCCGGTGCCGGTGCACCTGCTGGCCTACCTGTTCGATCCGGCCGATCGCAGCTTCGCCGAGGAGCGGGAACGGTTGCGTGGCGAGCGGGCCGAGCGGGTGCGCGCGATGGCCGATCGCATGGTTGCCGACGGCTTGCCGATTGATCCCGACGCGGTGCTGGCGGCGGCGGGCCCCTCGGCGGGGCGGCCGCATCTGGCCAGGGCACTGGTCGCCGCGGGTGTGGTGGCGAGCGTCGACGCGGCGTTCGAGGAACTGCTCGCGCCGCACGGCCCCTATTACGTCGAGAAGGCCGACACGCCGCTGGCCAGGGCGGTCGAGATGATCGCCGCCGCGGGCGGGGTGAGCGTGCTCGCGCACGCGCGGGCGCGCAAGCGCGGCCGGATGCTCGCGCTCGACGCCATCCGGGAACTCGCCCCGCTCGGACTCGGCGGGCTCGAGGTCGACCACATCGATCATTCCGCCGCCGACCGTGCGATCCTCGGCGACCTGGCCGCCGAACTAGGCCTGCTCACCACGGGCTCGTCGGACTATCACGGCGCCAACAAGACCATCCGGCTCGGCGAGTTCACCACCGATCCCGAGCAATTCGAGGTGATCGTGGGCAAGGCGACCGGTGTGCCGGTGGTCGCCTCGTGA
- a CDS encoding magnesium and cobalt transport protein CorA — protein sequence MPSIPPLPSFRGPNREPRKLPRIPIPTARAIVDCGVYVEGRRLPGRFTHRDALAEVRTRGAGFVWVGLRDPDEAQMADIAEVFGLHALAAEDAVAAHQRPKLERYDDTLILVMRTVAYVEHELHSVSEIVETGEIMIFVAPEFVVTVRHGEHAELASLRRELEADPARLMLGTGTVLHAIADHVVDSYIDVTQSIELDIDAMEEAVFSPGNRVSIESIYQLKREVVELRRAVNPLAVPLQLLGHKPEIPLPKEIRRYMRDVADHHAGVAERVTDFDEALSALISAALAKIGVQQNTDMRKISAWVAIAAVPTMIAGIYGMNFTHIPGLEASWGFWLVIVVTLGICGGLYFTFHRNNWL from the coding sequence GTGCCGTCCATTCCGCCGCTACCGTCGTTCCGCGGCCCCAACCGGGAACCGCGCAAACTCCCGCGCATCCCGATTCCGACGGCGCGGGCCATCGTCGACTGCGGTGTCTATGTCGAAGGCCGTCGACTGCCCGGCAGATTCACCCATCGCGACGCGCTGGCCGAGGTGCGCACCCGGGGCGCCGGCTTCGTCTGGGTCGGCCTGCGCGATCCGGACGAGGCCCAGATGGCCGATATCGCCGAGGTTTTCGGCCTGCACGCGCTGGCCGCCGAGGACGCGGTCGCCGCCCACCAGCGCCCGAAGCTCGAGCGCTACGACGACACCCTGATCCTCGTGATGCGCACCGTCGCCTACGTCGAGCACGAATTGCACAGTGTCAGTGAGATCGTCGAGACCGGCGAGATCATGATCTTCGTCGCGCCCGAGTTCGTGGTGACGGTGCGGCACGGCGAACACGCCGAACTCGCCTCGCTGCGCAGGGAACTCGAGGCCGACCCGGCCAGGCTGATGCTCGGCACCGGCACGGTGCTGCACGCGATCGCCGACCACGTGGTGGACTCCTACATCGACGTCACGCAATCGATCGAACTCGACATCGACGCGATGGAGGAGGCGGTCTTCTCGCCGGGCAACCGGGTCTCGATCGAATCGATCTACCAGCTCAAGCGCGAGGTGGTCGAGCTACGCCGGGCGGTGAACCCGCTGGCGGTCCCCCTGCAACTGCTCGGCCACAAGCCGGAGATCCCGCTGCCCAAGGAGATTCGGCGCTACATGCGCGACGTGGCCGATCACCACGCGGGCGTGGCCGAGCGGGTCACCGATTTCGACGAGGCGCTCAGCGCGTTGATCAGTGCCGCGCTGGCGAAGATCGGCGTGCAGCAGAACACCGACATGCGCAAGATCTCGGCCTGGGTCGCGATCGCCGCGGTGCCGACGATGATCGCGGGCATCTACGGCATGAACTTCACCCATATCCCGGGATTGGAAGCGAGCTGGGGTTTCTGGCTCGTCATCGTGGTCACCCTCGGCATCTGCGGCGGGCTGTACTTCACCTTCCACCGCAACAACTGGCTATAG
- a CDS encoding suppressor of fused domain protein has product MGVLETVRTGVLDHFGVAATGVDSASVTFLGLEPIEILRIVDGDVVHYATVGGSRHPMTDPAALLADPVRGPRAELVLTLRAGTGAASGLAKTLGVLVAAPAVEGVVLQADALMDLGEPMWHNAPFTAVLLGDSGIPEVALPEPAEPVRYFAVTPVTATEAAWVRVRGAQALREAWAEAGIDVRDPARGAASL; this is encoded by the coding sequence ATGGGTGTGTTGGAGACGGTCCGCACCGGAGTGCTGGACCATTTCGGGGTGGCGGCGACCGGTGTCGACTCGGCGTCGGTGACCTTTCTCGGGTTGGAGCCGATCGAGATCCTGCGGATCGTCGACGGCGATGTGGTGCACTACGCCACGGTGGGCGGATCCCGCCATCCGATGACCGATCCCGCTGCGCTGCTTGCCGATCCGGTGCGCGGTCCGCGCGCGGAGTTGGTGCTGACGCTGCGCGCGGGCACCGGCGCGGCGTCGGGCCTGGCCAAGACGCTCGGCGTGCTCGTCGCCGCGCCCGCGGTGGAAGGGGTTGTGCTGCAAGCCGATGCGCTGATGGACCTGGGTGAGCCGATGTGGCACAACGCGCCGTTCACCGCGGTCCTACTCGGCGACAGCGGAATTCCCGAGGTGGCCTTGCCCGAGCCCGCGGAGCCGGTTCGCTACTTCGCGGTGACACCCGTGACCGCCACCGAGGCGGCCTGGGTGCGCGTGCGCGGCGCACAGGCGCTGCGTGAGGCATGGGCCGAGGCGGGCATCGACGTCCGCGACCCCGCCCGCGGGGCGGCGAGCCTATAG
- a CDS encoding general stress protein, whose amino-acid sequence MTNPLGNSNRARQGLPTPPSGWPVGSYPTYAEAQKAVDFLADSQFPVQDVTIVGVDLMQVERVLYRLTWGKVIGGGVVSGAWLGLFLGLLLSLFTTNGALGPLLVGLVGGIIFGVISTSIPYAATKGQRDFASTMQLVAGRYDVLCDPKSAEQARDMLARLAI is encoded by the coding sequence ATGACGAATCCCTTAGGGAACTCGAATCGCGCACGGCAGGGCTTGCCGACGCCGCCGTCCGGCTGGCCGGTCGGCTCCTATCCCACCTATGCCGAGGCGCAGAAGGCGGTCGATTTTCTCGCCGACAGCCAGTTCCCGGTGCAGGACGTGACCATCGTGGGCGTCGATCTGATGCAGGTCGAGCGCGTGCTCTACCGGTTGACCTGGGGCAAGGTGATCGGCGGCGGTGTGGTCAGCGGCGCCTGGCTCGGCCTGTTCCTCGGTCTGCTGCTGAGCCTGTTCACCACCAACGGCGCGCTCGGTCCGCTGCTGGTCGGCCTGGTCGGCGGCATCATCTTCGGTGTCATCTCCACCTCGATCCCGTACGCGGCGACCAAGGGGCAGCGCGACTTCGCCTCCACCATGCAACTGGTGGCCGGGCGCTACGACGTGCTGTGCGACCCGAAGTCGGCCGAACAGGCGCGGGACATGCTTGCGCGGCTGGCCATCTGA
- a CDS encoding HpcH/HpaI aldolase/citrate lyase family protein: protein MKPRRSVLACPGSNKKMIDKAKGLPVDEVFLDLEDAVAPAAKAEARANIVAALNDTDWGSQLRVVRVNDWTTAWTYADVITVVEGAGAHLDAILLPKVTDAGQVRALDLLLTQLEQVCGLEQGRIGIEPQLENALGLRNIDEIATASPRVQALVFGPADFMASLNMRTLVVGEQPEGYDTGDAYHHILMSILITARAHGLQAIDGPYLQIRDVDGFRRAAARTAALGFDGKWVLHPGQIEAANEVFSPRQADYDRAEQILDAYAFHTSVEGGARGAVMLGDEMIDEASAKMARVIAEKGRAAGMRRSAE from the coding sequence TTGAAGCCGCGCCGTTCGGTACTCGCCTGTCCCGGCAGCAACAAGAAGATGATCGACAAGGCCAAGGGGCTGCCCGTCGACGAGGTGTTCCTCGATCTGGAGGACGCCGTCGCGCCCGCCGCCAAGGCCGAGGCGCGCGCGAACATCGTGGCGGCGCTCAACGACACCGACTGGGGGTCGCAACTGCGCGTGGTCCGGGTCAACGACTGGACCACGGCGTGGACCTACGCGGACGTGATCACCGTGGTCGAGGGGGCGGGCGCGCATCTGGACGCGATCCTGCTGCCCAAGGTGACCGACGCGGGCCAGGTCCGCGCGCTGGATCTGCTGCTCACCCAGCTGGAGCAGGTATGCGGGCTCGAGCAGGGCCGGATCGGTATCGAGCCGCAGCTGGAGAACGCGCTCGGGCTGCGCAATATCGACGAGATCGCCACCGCGAGCCCGCGGGTGCAGGCGCTGGTTTTCGGCCCGGCCGACTTCATGGCGAGCCTCAATATGCGCACCCTGGTGGTCGGTGAACAGCCGGAGGGCTACGACACCGGCGACGCGTACCACCACATCCTGATGAGCATCCTGATCACCGCCCGCGCGCACGGATTGCAGGCCATCGACGGCCCCTATCTGCAGATCCGGGACGTGGACGGGTTCCGAAGGGCCGCCGCGCGCACCGCGGCGCTCGGCTTCGACGGCAAGTGGGTGCTGCATCCAGGGCAGATCGAGGCGGCCAACGAGGTCTTCAGCCCGCGCCAGGCCGATTACGACCGCGCCGAGCAGATCCTGGACGCCTACGCTTTTCACACCTCGGTCGAGGGCGGCGCCCGCGGCGCGGTCATGCTCGGTGACGAGATGATCGATGAGGCGAGTGCGAAAATGGCCCGGGTAATCGCCGAAAAAGGCCGGGCCGCCGGAATGCGGCGCTCGGCCGAATGA
- a CDS encoding magnesium transporter MgtE N-terminal domain-containing protein, producing MAATRVYVARLAGLVVLGPDGESIGRVRDVVVAIRYDRQQPRVHGLVVELPTRRRIFVPMLRVTAIEPGVVTLNTGTVSLRRFHQRPGELLALAQIVDSSVRVEDPDLPDLHGVDVFVVDLGIELTRTRDWRVNRVAVRGHRRLGRRRTVHVVDWTHVAGLTPYEIGRPGQDVTQLLEQFEGMRPADVAHLLRELPDKRRLEVAIALDDERLADVVQELPDDEQVELLGRLEVRRAADVLEAMDPDDAADLLGELPVGEAESLLALMDPQESEPVRRLLEHSPYSAGGLMTPKPVILTPSTTVAEALARVRNPDLTPALASMVFVVRPPTATPTGRYLGSVHIQQLLREPPAHLVGGILDADLAPLRPEVPLAAVTRYFATYNLVCGPVVDDENHLLGAVSVDDVLDHLLPDDWRDQEELHEGVSGHE from the coding sequence ATGGCAGCTACCAGGGTGTACGTCGCCAGGCTGGCTGGCCTGGTGGTGTTGGGGCCGGACGGCGAGTCTATCGGCCGGGTCCGTGACGTCGTCGTGGCCATCCGCTACGACCGCCAGCAACCCAGGGTGCACGGTCTGGTCGTCGAATTGCCGACGCGGCGCCGCATTTTCGTGCCGATGCTGCGGGTCACCGCGATCGAGCCGGGGGTGGTCACGCTCAATACCGGCACGGTGAGCCTGCGCCGGTTCCATCAGCGCCCCGGTGAGCTGCTCGCGCTCGCGCAGATCGTGGATTCGTCGGTGCGGGTGGAAGATCCCGACCTGCCCGACCTGCACGGGGTGGACGTCTTCGTGGTCGATCTCGGCATCGAACTGACCCGCACCAGGGACTGGCGGGTGAACCGGGTCGCGGTGCGCGGGCATCGCAGGCTCGGCCGCCGCCGCACCGTGCACGTGGTGGATTGGACCCATGTCGCCGGGCTCACCCCGTACGAGATCGGCAGGCCCGGCCAGGACGTCACCCAGCTGCTGGAGCAGTTCGAGGGCATGCGACCCGCCGACGTCGCCCACCTGCTGCGCGAGCTGCCGGACAAGCGCAGGCTCGAGGTGGCCATCGCGCTGGACGACGAACGCCTCGCCGACGTCGTGCAGGAGCTCCCCGACGACGAGCAGGTCGAGCTGCTCGGTCGGCTGGAGGTGCGCCGCGCCGCCGACGTACTCGAGGCGATGGACCCCGACGACGCGGCCGACCTGCTCGGCGAGTTGCCCGTCGGCGAGGCCGAATCGCTGCTGGCGCTGATGGACCCGCAGGAGTCGGAACCGGTCCGCAGGCTGCTCGAGCATTCGCCGTACAGCGCGGGCGGTCTGATGACACCCAAGCCGGTGATCCTCACACCGTCCACCACGGTCGCCGAGGCGCTGGCCCGGGTGCGCAACCCGGACCTGACGCCCGCGCTGGCCTCGATGGTGTTCGTGGTCCGGCCGCCCACCGCCACACCGACCGGGCGCTACCTCGGTTCGGTCCATATCCAGCAGCTGTTGCGGGAACCACCGGCGCATCTGGTCGGCGGCATCCTCGACGCCGACCTGGCCCCGCTGCGTCCTGAGGTGCCGCTGGCCGCGGTGACCCGCTACTTCGCGACCTACAACCTGGTCTGCGGGCCGGTGGTGGACGACGAGAACCATCTGCTCGGCGCCGTCAGCGTGGACGACGTGCTGGACCATCTGCTACCCGACGACTGGCGCGACCAGGAAGAGCTGCACGAGGGGGTATCGGGACATGAGTGA
- a CDS encoding DUF1003 domain-containing protein, producing MTEKLGGARQRLETPVEGRFRIDWDAEALARSSERVARFLGTGRYLAIQTIVVVVWIALNVSVVALRWDPYPFILLNLAFSTQAAYAAPLILLAQNRQDNRDRVSLEEDRMRAAQTKADTEFLARELAALRIAVGEVATRDYLRRELEELKEVLDRIEGAGAEKTRRKKNSARKQAQIQVSPPVADD from the coding sequence ATGACCGAAAAGCTCGGCGGCGCCCGGCAGCGGCTGGAGACGCCGGTCGAAGGCCGGTTCCGGATCGACTGGGATGCCGAGGCGCTCGCGCGCAGCAGCGAACGCGTCGCCCGCTTCCTCGGTACCGGCCGCTACCTGGCCATACAGACGATCGTCGTGGTTGTTTGGATCGCGTTAAATGTTTCGGTCGTGGCGTTGCGCTGGGATCCGTATCCCTTCATTCTGTTGAATCTGGCGTTCTCGACCCAGGCGGCCTACGCCGCGCCGCTGATCCTGCTGGCGCAGAACCGGCAGGACAACCGGGACCGGGTCTCGCTGGAGGAAGACCGGATGCGGGCCGCGCAGACCAAGGCGGACACCGAATTTCTGGCCAGGGAACTCGCCGCGCTGCGGATCGCGGTCGGTGAAGTGGCGACGCGCGACTATCTGCGCCGGGAATTGGAGGAGCTGAAGGAGGTACTCGACCGGATCGAGGGCGCGGGCGCCGAGAAGACCCGGCGCAAGAAAAACTCCGCCCGAAAGCAGGCTCAGATCCAGGTTTCGCCACCTGTAGCTGATGATTGA
- a CDS encoding lytic murein transglycosylase → MTPGANGTAPFAGTIPLQEISLPLVGGALGIPEIVLAAYRNAELAMESSTPGCGLSWSLLAGIGRIESGHAGGGRTDAAGTTVTPIYGPALDGTLPGNEIIKSASGGYVRAVGPMQFLPGTWAQYAADGNGDGVSDPNNVFDAALGAAKYLCSGGLDLRDPAQELRSVLRYNNSTAYAANVLSWAAAYRTGGSPTQVTIAPDIIPPGSAPIQVADMQAVDTTKVTYTSPPATPETGTTTQAAPAPTEVMITIPGLPPIPCGIFCPPPKPLNPCEQVTVPAPMPRPGDPAPTVAVPGAAEQSFGVGVAAPKDPAHPDQAVDPAHPDQAVAPVCTTPQAGPEVQAQAPQQQAPEQAQQPGPDSAPTVAAESAPTVTGEPPVAPAPAAAPPPPPAITLPFGVVIPLPAPQG, encoded by the coding sequence ATGACTCCGGGCGCCAACGGCACCGCCCCGTTCGCCGGGACCATCCCACTCCAGGAGATCTCGCTCCCACTGGTCGGCGGGGCACTCGGCATTCCGGAGATCGTGCTCGCCGCCTACCGCAACGCCGAGCTCGCGATGGAGTCCTCCACACCTGGTTGCGGGCTTTCCTGGAGCCTGCTCGCCGGGATCGGCCGGATCGAATCGGGACACGCGGGCGGCGGTCGCACCGACGCGGCGGGCACCACGGTCACCCCGATCTACGGCCCCGCGCTGGACGGCACGCTGCCCGGCAACGAGATCATCAAGTCGGCCAGCGGCGGTTACGTGCGCGCGGTCGGGCCCATGCAGTTCCTTCCCGGCACCTGGGCCCAGTACGCGGCCGACGGCAACGGCGACGGCGTCTCCGATCCCAACAACGTCTTCGACGCCGCGCTCGGCGCGGCCAAGTACCTCTGCTCCGGCGGGCTCGACCTGCGCGACCCGGCCCAGGAACTGCGCTCGGTGCTGCGCTACAACAACTCGACCGCGTACGCGGCGAACGTGCTGAGCTGGGCCGCGGCCTACCGCACCGGCGGCTCGCCGACCCAGGTGACCATCGCCCCCGACATCATCCCGCCGGGCAGTGCCCCGATCCAGGTGGCGGACATGCAGGCGGTCGACACCACGAAGGTGACCTACACGTCGCCGCCCGCGACACCGGAGACCGGCACCACCACGCAGGCCGCCCCGGCACCGACCGAGGTGATGATCACCATCCCCGGCCTGCCCCCGATCCCCTGCGGCATCTTCTGTCCGCCGCCGAAGCCGCTGAATCCCTGTGAGCAGGTGACGGTTCCGGCGCCGATGCCGCGACCGGGCGACCCGGCCCCGACCGTCGCGGTGCCCGGCGCGGCCGAGCAGAGCTTCGGCGTGGGTGTCGCGGCGCCCAAGGACCCGGCGCATCCGGACCAGGCCGTGGATCCGGCACACCCGGACCAGGCCGTCGCGCCGGTCTGCACGACGCCGCAGGCGGGGCCCGAGGTCCAGGCGCAGGCGCCGCAGCAGCAGGCGCCCGAGCAGGCCCAGCAGCCGGGGCCGGACTCGGCGCCCACGGTCGCGGCCGAGTCCGCACCGACCGTCACGGGCGAACCGCCTGTCGCGCCCGCCCCCGCGGCCGCGCCGCCCCCGCCGCCCGCCATCACGCTGCCGTTCGGTGTCGTGATCCCGTTGCCTGCCCCCCAGGGCTGA